The following DNA comes from uncultured Acidilobus sp. JCHS.
TCTCGGCAAGGGCCTTGATCCTCTTGAAGGAATAAAACTCCTCCAAGCCTTATTCCCACTATTGTAGGAATCTCATAACGTGGTATTTAATCGTTAATGAAGCCCTGTATAAGAGGCTGTAGCCAACTACATACCAACTGACGTCTTGCTTGCGGCGCCTCCCCTTTATCGCACAGGATCAGCTCGCCCTGAGGTATGACTGTCAGGTCTTAACTGGAGGCCCGAGCGAGGTCCTTCAGCCTCATCATTAATGATGAGGGGCCTGAACGCTGGGCCTCTCGCTTCCTCATAACGTCACGTGCTGGCCTTAAAGCCCTAAGGTAGGTCGTCCTAAGACACGAGCCCTGTGACTAAGGGTGAAGGATCCCTTAAGAGGGGTGCCCGTGGCGGAATTAGAAGTAATTAAAAAGGAAAAGCTATGCCACGAGTAAAACACAAGCGTAATAAAGGTCAACAAGAAGATTCCGCCAGGAGGTCCATGAGGTACTCGAGGGCCAGAGCGCCAGCCAAGGTGATACTGTTCGGCGAGCATTTTGTGGTCAACGGCTCAAGGGCCATAGCCACAGCGCTCGACCTATTTACATCCGTTACGGCGGCCGAGAAGGCCTCGTGGCCGCTCGAGCTTGAGTCGGCCTCCCTTGGCCTGAAGTGCGTCACAGGCCCTGAGCTGACGTGCAGCTCAAGGGAGCTTGAGCCCCTGCTGTCAACGATAAGGGCGATGCGCTCAAGGGGCTATGACGTACCTCCGGCCAGGCTCACCATAGAGAGTGACATACCTCCATCGGCTGGACTTGGCTCAAGCGCCTCAGTCTCAGCAGCCACCGCGGCCGCCCTTACGGCCCTGGCGGACCAGGACATAGGCCCTGAGGAGCTCTTCGAGGTGACCATGGAGGGCGAGAGGGTGGCCCACGGGAACCCAAGCGGCGTTGACCCCGCCACGGTGGTCTACGGCGGCACCATAGTCTTCAGGAGGGGGCAGGGCGTCCTGGAGAGGCTCGAGAGGGGGCTCAGCGTGCCCCTGGTGGTGGCGGACTCCGGCCTGAGGAGGAGCACGGCGGCCCCCGTGCTCAACGTGCTGAGGTTCCTTGACAGGGTCGGTCCCCTCAGGGGCTCCCTGCTGGGCCTCGTAGAGCAGCTGATAGACCTGGCCTGGTCAGCCATAAGGGGCAACCAGCTCGAGGACATAGGGGCCCTCATGAACATAAACCACGGCCTCCTCTCCGCCATAGGCGTCTCGACCCCTGAGCTCGAGGAGCTCATCTACGCCGCCAGGAGGGCTGGGGCCCTGGGCTCCAAGCTTACGGGGGCCGGCTGGGGAGGGTCGATAATTGCGCTGCCTGGCCCAGGCTCAGTCGAGGCTGTTCTCGAGGCCCTGAGGTCAAGGTCAGGCTGGGTCAGGGCCCTTGGCTCAGGGGTCAGGGGAGCGCAGGTCATTGAGGTGAGCCCCTAGTTATCCTGAGGCATGGCGGATACATCGGCAAGGCCCCTATGAGGTCAAGGCCTTCTTAGCGTTCATCTAGTATTACCTACCGTTCCCTAACATAGGGGCTTTGAC
Coding sequences within:
- a CDS encoding mevalonate kinase, whose protein sequence is MRYSRARAPAKVILFGEHFVVNGSRAIATALDLFTSVTAAEKASWPLELESASLGLKCVTGPELTCSSRELEPLLSTIRAMRSRGYDVPPARLTIESDIPPSAGLGSSASVSAATAAALTALADQDIGPEELFEVTMEGERVAHGNPSGVDPATVVYGGTIVFRRGQGVLERLERGLSVPLVVADSGLRRSTAAPVLNVLRFLDRVGPLRGSLLGLVEQLIDLAWSAIRGNQLEDIGALMNINHGLLSAIGVSTPELEELIYAARRAGALGSKLTGAGWGGSIIALPGPGSVEAVLEALRSRSGWVRALGSGVRGAQVIEVSP